The genome window CGAAGCGACTGCACCGGCTTGGGAGAGTGGGTCAGCGTCGTCGAGAAGTAGAGGAAGAAGGGCTCGTCCTTCCCGGCCGTGCTGTCGAGGAACTCGAGCGCACCTTCGGTGAGCCACTCCATGTTGTGAATGTTCAGGCCGACGGCTTTGAGCTCGTTGTCGTCGTCGGGATTGCCCGCATAGGTGCGCGATGCAAAGTCAAACCCACGCGTGCCGAGAACTTCGGCAAACGAAGCCTGGTTGGCTTCCAACCGCTCGATCACCTTCGGATCGGCTGGATCGGCTCCGGGTTGAATTTTTTCGCCAGGGGCTCGCACCATGCCGCCGATGTGCCATTTGCCGATGAATCCGGTGGTGTATCCAGCATCTTGAAGGACCATCGGCAGACTCGTCTGATCCGGCATGAAACCGGGGTTCCAAGTCACCCGCGTCATCCCTTCGGCAGTTGTGTCGGCATCGAAGAAGGCAGTCTCACTCCGGCTCGCGTACTGCCCCGTGAGAACCGTGTAGCGGCTGGGCGTGCAGACGCTGGAGGTGACATAACAATTCTCAAACACCATGCCGCCGTTGGCCAAGCGATCCGTGGTCGGTGTGACGGCTTTGCCTCCGAGGAAGCCGAGCTCATCACGACGCTGGTCGTCGGTGATGATGAAGATGATGTTCGGCTGCTTCGCGCTCGTCGATTCGACCGCCGACGTGTCGGCAACGCACCCCCACGAAAGCAGGGGACCGACGACGAAGACGACCAACGACTTCAAGGTTGTGTTCATGGGCTCCTCGCTGCAAGATGCGGCCGGAAGGTCGCGCCTTGAGTGGTAAAGTACCACATCGGACGACGAACTGCACCTGACCAGTGCCGCTGGATCATGACCCCATCCCATGGCAAGCTCGAACCTCGACCGCGTCGCCATCGCGCTTCTGCTCGTTGCCAGTTCCTCCGTCGCGTCGGCGGACACGATCCGTGTCGATCCGACGACCACGCAAGCGATTGAGGGGTTTGATCGCCTCGATCGCAAGAAGTATTTCAGCGTCGCTGCCGATGCCGGCGAGACATTGAACGTCTTGGATCAGGCGATGTTCGATCGCTACTTCCGCGACCTCGGCATGACCCTCGGGCGAAGGGTCAACATCCTGTCGGCCGGCCACACGTACCAGGACGTGGTCTTTGAGGATCCAGCCCGTCCCGAGTACGTCGAGATCGAACGCCTTCGTCGCTTGGCAACGCCGTCCGTGTCGAAGTGGGACGAGCAGCTTCGGGAGATCTTCCCCGAGGGTCCGGACATCGTCGCGACGGAGAACTTCCATCGCCAGACGTGGCCTTCGTTCATGGAGACGTACGTCCGCGAGGAAGACAGAACGGGCCACCACCCGATGGTCAAGAACGCCGACGCCGGAGCCGAGGGCATGATGGCCTACCTCGCATACGCCTCGACCGATTGGGGCGAGCCGCGTTGGTTCGAGGGACTCAACGAGCCGGACTGGTTCTTCAACGTCTACAACGACGAATCGTTCTTCGGGCTGCATCGTGGCTTCCAGAAGTACGCAAAGTCATTCGGCCTCGACACCGCCGTAGGCGGACCGTGCTTTCCAACTTCTCAGTACTTCAAGGAGAGCTATCAGCTCCTTGAGCGGAGCATGGGTCACTTCATTGACGAGACCGACTGCAACCTCGATTTCTACGCGTTTCATACGTACGACTACCTGGACTGGGACCAAGAGCAGCACGAATTCGTCGGCCGAGTCACATCGGGGCTGCCGATGAACGCGGACTTGGATGCGCTTGTCAACTACACCGTCAACAAGCATGGCAAGCCCATCAGCGTCGTGATCAGCGAACACGGGGCATACATGTGGAACACGTCGACTCGTGAAGAGACGATGGATCGGGTGACGGAGCAGCTCTTCCCCGACCTGTCCGGCTGGGATCAGCAGATGAAGCGTCGCGAGGTCTTGAACTTCATGATGGTCAACGGCTCGATCGCGAACACGCTGACGTTCATGGATCACCCGCACACGGTCGAAAAGGCGATCCCTTTCATTCTCCTCCAGGCCGCGTCGTGGAAGCCGGAACACTACGCAGCGCTGCTCGTTTCCAAGGACTTCAAGTATCCCGCCGAAGAGTGGGTCGAGAGCCGGATGGTCGACTTCTGGCGTTTCTTCAATGACGTCGACGGTCGTCGGGTCGCGGCCTGGGGAGACGACCCGGACGTTCAGGTGCAGGCGTTTGCCGATGGCGACAAGGCCTACGTCCTCTTAAAGAATCTCGCACCTGTCGCACAGGACGTGACGCTCGACCTCGCCCGAGCGAGCGACGTCAGCCAGTACACGGTGCGTCGGCTCCGTCGGAACGACGACTTCACGCCGAACTTCTCGGTTGAGTCCGTCGATTCGCTGAATGATCTCGATCTCGAAGCGCACGAGTCGGTGGCGATCATCGCGCATTACGAGCAGCCGATCATCGAAGCGCGACGCCTGAACGAGACCGTTCACTACGGCGATCGATACTGCGTCGCCTTTGAAGGCGATGAGACAGCCACCTTCACGGTCGCGGTACCCGACATCGACGACGCGGAACACGTCACGCTTCGCATCGCCGTCGGTCGGCCGACGGGGACGGATCACGACATCGACGTGCGCGTCAACGGCCAGCCGATTGAGATGCCGATGGAAGACGTCGCGTCCGTCCTCGACGGCGGCAACCGACCCACCGAGCAGTACTACGGAACTCTCAAACGCGTCAGGATTCCGGTGGATCTGTTGCGCAGCCAGAACAAAGTCGAACTTCGCTGGCCGGACGGCAAGAGTGGCGGCGTTGGGTCGGTCGTCTTGCGTGTCGCGCGGCCGGCCGCGTGAATCGAGTCAGGTCGGAGGAGCTTCATGAAGATCACTGGCGTCGAGTCCATAGCCGTCTTCAACGGCATGCGGAACTTTCTCTTCATCGTCGTCACGACGGACGACGGAGTGACCGGCGTCGGCGAGGCGGGACTTAGCGGACACGAGCTTGCCGTCCAGGGTGCCCTTGAACACTTGACGCCCATCCTCATCGGTGAAGACCCGTTGCGGATCGAGCACCTCTGGCAGGCCATGGCGCGCGGCTGGTTCTTCCCGGCAAGCGGCGCCGTCTCGGCTGCGATGTCTGCCGTCGACATCGCGCTCTGGGACATCAAGGGCAAAGCACTCGGCGTTCCGACCTTCGAACTGCTCGGCGGGCGGACACGCGACAAGGTGCTTTGCTACGGGCACCTGCCCGACGTCATCGATCTCGAGAAGCTCATCGACGGTGGAAAGCAGCGCATCGAGCAGGGATTCAAGGTCCTGCGCAGCGTTCCACCGGTCGGCGACGACGTCGCGAACCTCATCGAGTCGCGTACGGCCATGCGTGAGGGGCTAGCTCAGTTCGAACGCTTTCGCTCAGAGTTCGGCCCGGAGATCGGCATGATCGTCGATTGCCACACGCGATTCGACGTGCCCGAGGCAGCCATGTTCTGCCGCGAGATCGAGTCCATGGATCCGCTCTTCGTCGAGGACCCACTTCGGTCGGAAGACATGCTCGCGTACCGCAACTTGCGACGTCAGGCGCGCGTCCCGCTCGCGGCCGGCGAGCAGTTCGGTGGCAAGTGGTCGTTCAGGCAGCTGATTGAAGAGGAGCTCATCGACTACTGCAGGCTCGACGTCTGCCTGGTCGGTGGACTGACGCCGGCCAAGAAGATCGCCGGCTGGTGCGAAGTCCACGGCATTCAACTTGCCGTCCACAACCCCATCGGTCCCGTCGCGACGGCCGCCAGCACACATCTGAACCTCTCGTGTCCGGACGTTGGCATTCAAGAACAGCCGGGGCTTCCCGGCGAGATCATGCCGGATGTCTTTGACCTGCACATCCAGTGGGACAATGGCTACCTGCTCGCACCCACTGCGGCGGGCCTCGGCATCGACTTCGACATCGAACAGGCCCGGAAGTACCCGTATCGCCCCTGGATTCCACCGCAACTCCGTCGTCCGGACGGAGCCGTCGCCAACTGGTAAAGCCAACCACCCCCATGTCGACAAACGCTTTCACCATCACGTTCCGCCCGCTCGCTGCGATGTTCGCGACGGTCGTTGCATGCATCGCCTTCGCGTCGCCTGCCATCGCGCAGGCCGAAGACGCAGCGGGCGACCTCAAGGAGATCGCCCCGTGGGTCGAAGCCGAGAACCGACGATGGCTCGGTGCTGACTTCTGGGCCAATCGCTTGCAGGACTGGTCGGTCGTCGACGGAGAGCTGGTTTGCCAGAGTGCGTGGGGCGGCTGGGGCTGGCGGACGGCACACCTCATCACGCACGACCTGGCGGGCGCCGGTGGCTTCCGCCTAGAGCTCGATGTCGAGGCATCCAACGCCGGCACCGTCGGCCTGCTCATCGGCGCGGGCGAGGGCAAGCTGAACTACCAGCAGGCGGCGATGATCCAGGGCTCGCCGGGTATGGGCGGTGGTTTCCTTGTCGCGTGGGACTTTGCTAGCAACAGCCTAGTCATCAACGACTTTGGCAAGCAGGTCGGATCCACCGAGCTGCGACCAGTCGAAGGTCACGAAGTGCTTGTTTCTGCTAAATCAGCCGGTTTCACCAAAGCGACGATCGTCGTCGACGCGTCGCCGACCGGTGCGGATGCGGTTCAGCTGCGAGCGCGACTCGTCGCCGACGGCAAGGTCATCGCCGAGTCGGCTGGCTCGGTCGACAACGCCCGCCTCATCGGCGGCATTGCCATCGCCAGCGTCAACTCGAACGCTGACAACCCGCACCGCTTCGAGTCGCTCCGAGTCGGCGGCGAGCGCATGGTCGAGCACGCAGACCGAGCCTGGGGTCCAATCGCGGGCGTCCTCTACAGCGTGGGCAAGGGCGACCTCAAGGTCGGCATCCAGCTCATGTCTGTCGGCAAGACGATCACCGAACGCAAGGGCGAGGAGATGGGTGGCCGACTGGCGGTTCGCATCGAGGAAGAGATCGACGGCGAGTGGCAGTCCGTCACACCTCCGGCCGGCATCAGTGAGCCGGACTACTACGCCCTGATCCGACTCTCCGACTACGACGCCAGCCGTGCACGGACGTTCCGCGTCGTCTGCAACGGTGACGGCGACCTCAATGCGAGCTACACCTTCGAGGTTCCCGCGGAACCCACGGGCGACGTCGTCGTCGGCTCCGTCTCGTGCACCGGCGTGCTCGGGCGTCGCTCTGGCAAGCCCGACATCGACGCCGACGGAACGCACTTCGCCGGCCGATGGGC of Planctomycetota bacterium contains these proteins:
- a CDS encoding sulfatase-like hydrolase/transferase, with the translated sequence MNTTLKSLVVFVVGPLLSWGCVADTSAVESTSAKQPNIIFIITDDQRRDELGFLGGKAVTPTTDRLANGGMVFENCYVTSSVCTPSRYTVLTGQYASRSETAFFDADTTAEGMTRVTWNPGFMPDQTSLPMVLQDAGYTTGFIGKWHIGGMVRAPGEKIQPGADPADPKVIERLEANQASFAEVLGTRGFDFASRTYAGNPDDDNELKAVGLNIHNMEWLTEGALEFLDSTAGKDEPFFLYFSTTLTHSPKPVQSLRGDPTLTPVGKLDRPITGVQPSREDVMRRARENNLPDELWGTIWLDDGITAIVNKLEELGVADNTMIVYFVDHGSEYQSKGTCYEGGLVAPTFFYMPGTIPAGTTQDALIQNTDFAPTFLEMAGVEA
- a CDS encoding mandelate racemase/muconate lactonizing enzyme family protein, which produces MKITGVESIAVFNGMRNFLFIVVTTDDGVTGVGEAGLSGHELAVQGALEHLTPILIGEDPLRIEHLWQAMARGWFFPASGAVSAAMSAVDIALWDIKGKALGVPTFELLGGRTRDKVLCYGHLPDVIDLEKLIDGGKQRIEQGFKVLRSVPPVGDDVANLIESRTAMREGLAQFERFRSEFGPEIGMIVDCHTRFDVPEAAMFCREIESMDPLFVEDPLRSEDMLAYRNLRRQARVPLAAGEQFGGKWSFRQLIEEELIDYCRLDVCLVGGLTPAKKIAGWCEVHGIQLAVHNPIGPVATAASTHLNLSCPDVGIQEQPGLPGEIMPDVFDLHIQWDNGYLLAPTAAGLGIDFDIEQARKYPYRPWIPPQLRRPDGAVANW